Proteins from one Clostridium cellulovorans 743B genomic window:
- a CDS encoding methyl-accepting chemotaxis protein, producing MNTETSSIYNVKNVHLVNLVVVIIVSLLIFILTLVSDGLSASIPVFVEDVVIWVVLTAIYFSKLRDNVKALIFSLAPLLAGTMAFINNPVTDVGNHYLIFISIAMITLYFHNKLIAAHQVITNVTFIFIYIISGPKLLINPEANIWSFVYILICTNGVLALLYFLTKWGKGTVNEAIRKEKIAADLSLKLSNSLEEIKNSSNLLNGVVINFDKSINSSKEAISTMNTNMQEMANGVTEQAENISTINDKMNIASENVLKNNEITNDINSESSKMVEEITDGSSKIKKMNTQMDIIYQAVNASFGTVTNLQDKIIEINKYLEGINQIAEQTNLLALNAAIEAARAGENGKGFAVVAEEVRKLAEESSTTVKDINTIINTINQQTTLVVDKVKSGDTAVEVGKKLLSEVSENFSVIENNMLKTSKRLEESSEISNETSREFMEILENVNSIAAISEQQVASIQELSATAESTNADIVMISNSVNEIKTLSNSLEKMAH from the coding sequence ATGAACACTGAAACCTCTTCAATTTACAATGTTAAAAATGTGCACTTGGTAAACCTTGTAGTTGTAATAATTGTATCTTTACTAATTTTTATATTAACTTTGGTAAGTGATGGACTCTCTGCTTCTATACCGGTCTTTGTGGAAGATGTTGTCATTTGGGTAGTCCTCACAGCAATCTATTTTTCTAAGTTACGCGATAATGTTAAAGCATTGATTTTTAGTTTAGCCCCATTACTTGCTGGGACAATGGCATTTATAAACAATCCTGTCACTGATGTAGGAAATCATTACCTTATATTTATCTCTATAGCTATGATAACTCTATACTTTCATAATAAATTAATAGCAGCTCATCAAGTTATAACAAATGTAACCTTTATTTTTATATATATAATTAGTGGTCCCAAACTATTAATTAACCCTGAAGCTAACATATGGTCTTTTGTATATATACTAATTTGCACTAACGGTGTCTTAGCTCTACTATATTTTCTTACAAAATGGGGAAAAGGAACAGTAAATGAAGCTATAAGAAAAGAAAAGATTGCTGCAGATCTTTCCTTAAAATTAAGCAATTCCTTAGAAGAAATAAAGAATAGTTCAAATCTATTAAATGGAGTTGTTATTAACTTTGACAAAAGCATTAACTCCTCCAAAGAAGCTATATCAACCATGAATACCAACATGCAAGAGATGGCAAATGGTGTTACTGAGCAAGCTGAAAATATAAGTACTATCAATGATAAAATGAATATTGCTTCAGAGAATGTATTAAAAAATAATGAGATAACTAATGATATAAATTCTGAATCCTCTAAGATGGTTGAAGAAATCACAGATGGTTCTTCTAAGATTAAAAAAATGAATACCCAAATGGATATAATATATCAAGCAGTAAATGCATCATTTGGCACAGTAACTAACCTTCAAGATAAAATAATTGAAATAAATAAATACCTTGAAGGTATAAACCAAATTGCTGAGCAAACCAACCTTTTAGCATTAAATGCAGCTATCGAAGCTGCTAGAGCTGGAGAAAATGGTAAAGGCTTCGCTGTTGTTGCTGAAGAAGTTCGAAAATTAGCTGAAGAAAGTTCAACAACAGTAAAGGATATAAATACTATAATAAATACTATCAATCAACAGACAACGTTGGTTGTTGACAAAGTTAAATCAGGGGATACCGCTGTTGAAGTTGGTAAAAAGCTACTTTCAGAAGTAAGTGAAAACTTTTCAGTAATAGAAAATAATATGCTTAAAACCAGCAAACGTCTAGAAGAAAGCTCTGAAATAAGTAATGAAACTTCTAGAGAATTCATGGAGATACTAGAAAATGTTAATTCCATCGCTGCCATTTCAGAACAACAAGTAGCTAGCATACAGGAATTATCAGCTACAGCTGAAAGTACTAATGCAGATATTGTTATGATTAGTAATTCTGTAAATGAAATTAAAACTCTAAGTAATTCATTAGAAAAAATGGCTCATTAG
- a CDS encoding HD-GYP domain-containing protein, translated as MRMVNVSNLKGDEILGKKIFDEAGRVLLGGGVKLNEYYVKRIKELGIQSVYIEDEISKDVLIEESISNKTRQMCKHAIKEMIGKYYREGKTINSSIMKSVTSVIEDVLSNKNVLINVAEINANDKNIYSHSVNVCVMSTIIGTHMGYNMGILRDIATGAILHDIGKIKILNDKKILSQFKSDEELDKYIEMMHPKVGYDFLAEQHIWNAHVKIAVLMHHERCNGSGYPLKLKAEEINQIAKIVSICNTFDNLISGRNESEGKTVYEVTEYLVGMSNVYFDEKVVRKFTMNIAAFPTGSGVILSSNEKGLVIKQNRSMPLRPVVRVIFDKDGNTLSIPYEIDLLTELTLFIIKTCEI; from the coding sequence TGATGAAGCAGGTAGGGTTTTACTTGGTGGTGGAGTAAAACTAAATGAGTATTATGTTAAAAGGATAAAAGAACTGGGAATACAATCGGTATATATAGAGGATGAGATATCAAAAGATGTGCTTATAGAAGAGAGTATCTCCAATAAGACAAGGCAAATGTGTAAGCATGCTATTAAAGAAATGATTGGGAAATATTATCGAGAAGGAAAAACTATCAATAGTAGTATTATGAAGTCAGTGACTTCGGTGATTGAGGATGTGCTTTCAAATAAAAATGTTTTAATAAATGTAGCAGAAATAAATGCAAATGATAAAAATATATACTCTCATTCTGTAAATGTCTGTGTTATGTCTACGATAATAGGAACTCATATGGGATATAATATGGGAATACTTAGGGATATAGCTACAGGGGCAATTCTCCATGATATTGGTAAAATAAAAATTTTAAACGATAAAAAAATTTTATCGCAGTTTAAAAGTGATGAGGAATTAGATAAATATATTGAAATGATGCATCCTAAGGTTGGATATGATTTTTTAGCAGAACAACATATTTGGAATGCACATGTTAAGATAGCTGTATTAATGCATCATGAAAGATGTAATGGTAGTGGATATCCATTAAAGTTAAAGGCTGAAGAGATAAATCAAATTGCAAAAATAGTGTCTATATGCAATACCTTTGATAACTTAATAAGCGGCAGGAATGAAAGTGAAGGTAAAACTGTTTATGAAGTTACTGAATATCTTGTGGGCATGAGTAACGTTTATTTTGATGAAAAGGTAGTAAGAAAATTTACAATGAATATAGCTGCTTTCCCAACAGGAAGTGGAGTAATATTGAGTTCAAATGAAAAGGGATTAGTGATAAAACAAAATAGATCAATGCCGCTACGACCAGTCGTAAGAGTCATATTTGATAAAGATGGAAATACTCTTTCAATACCATATGAAATAGATTTATTAACAGAATTAACTCTCTTTATTATAAAAACCTGTGAAATTTAA
- a CDS encoding response regulator — protein sequence MSNREIYANDSYFSECLKLINNTFQNFLDVDSVNYHAELIIALNEIGLFFDLDRIYIYYFSKDMSSMKLESQWSKENIKPKRKIVEEEVVYALPWLVRGIRNNDYIAISNMKELPEEAMFEAEVFNKEGIKAFLMIPLKSQKKIIGFIGYESLTKPITWEAERIKTLKYISRAFSYLKERLIREKAYESILDGQAILLDNAQSQIWALSNVTSYATVNETHAKFFGKNKVELEYQDFYDVFDIDTANALSQLSWDLFEKNELAEKELEINNYKGEKRLLNVKGIPQRDTIGNIKYIICTAVDITKQRSAEAQLYKAKEEAEAANIAKSKFLANMSREIRTPMNGIFGFLELLELTNLSSEQKEFIREAKSASEVLLHIINDILDLSKIEARKLIMENISFNLRDAIEDTVSLLAPKAAEKGLELYVRIKEDVPEEVIGDPSRLRQILNNLIYNAVKFTEKGYVSISMDYLEKDHEIALVNFEVEDTGIGIATEDIPKVFEAFNQADASTTRKYGGTGLGLPISYELIKMMGGDIRVESKLGEGSTFKFNVNLKIAKRASEQRCLFDKLKGKNIIIVDGNENNINIIKSNFQGTGVNIFEAKNAGNAINIIISNANTENRIDIAIIDYQMSDMTGYELATTIKTIPFAKEIKLILLINLSQKGESNVAQENGFLSSLFKPIRRKDLLNCISKIFGLQKEDEENRKIEIKDAISETKNRLIPKILLVEDNEINRKIFISMIKSRNFTCDVAVDGSEALKAVEKKDYDIIFMDCQMPTMDGYESTAKIRKLEGNKKHTRIVAMTANAMEGDSEKCIEAGMDDYISKPINFNKMFKIIEESIKEQEFSISYISIIDKYLHCFTKVTGLGEEDAKEIFEEYIACLPGLLKGINKAIDGNDFRKLAKLGHELKGSAGTLRITSIYELAIKLEEAAKKHQTNDCLRLFTEMKKILC from the coding sequence ATGAGTAATAGAGAAATATATGCAAATGATAGTTATTTCAGTGAGTGTCTAAAATTAATAAATAATACCTTTCAAAATTTTTTAGACGTAGATAGTGTTAATTACCATGCAGAGTTGATAATAGCATTGAATGAAATTGGTTTATTTTTTGATTTAGATAGAATTTATATATATTACTTTTCAAAAGACATGTCTTCTATGAAACTTGAATCTCAGTGGAGTAAAGAAAATATAAAACCTAAAAGAAAGATAGTTGAAGAAGAAGTAGTTTATGCTCTTCCATGGTTAGTTCGAGGTATTAGGAATAATGATTATATTGCAATAAGCAATATGAAAGAACTTCCGGAAGAAGCGATGTTTGAAGCGGAAGTTTTTAATAAAGAAGGAATAAAAGCTTTCCTTATGATTCCGTTAAAAAGTCAAAAGAAAATTATTGGATTCATTGGTTATGAAAGCCTGACTAAACCTATAACATGGGAAGCAGAAAGAATTAAAACCCTTAAATATATATCAAGAGCTTTTTCATATCTGAAGGAAAGGCTTATAAGAGAAAAAGCGTATGAGTCAATACTTGATGGGCAAGCAATCTTACTTGATAATGCTCAATCACAAATTTGGGCTTTAAGCAATGTCACCTCTTATGCTACAGTTAACGAAACTCATGCAAAATTCTTTGGAAAAAATAAAGTTGAGTTAGAATATCAAGATTTTTATGATGTATTTGATATAGATACTGCTAATGCCTTGTCTCAGCTAAGTTGGGATTTGTTTGAAAAGAACGAACTAGCAGAAAAGGAACTTGAAATAAATAATTATAAGGGGGAAAAAAGGCTACTTAATGTTAAAGGGATTCCTCAAAGAGATACTATTGGAAACATAAAATACATCATTTGTACAGCAGTAGATATAACAAAGCAGAGAAGTGCTGAAGCTCAATTGTATAAAGCAAAGGAGGAAGCAGAGGCAGCAAATATTGCAAAAAGTAAATTTTTGGCAAATATGTCTCGTGAAATAAGGACTCCTATGAATGGTATATTTGGATTTCTTGAACTTTTAGAATTGACTAATTTATCATCGGAACAAAAGGAGTTTATACGTGAAGCAAAATCTGCATCAGAAGTATTGCTACATATTATTAATGATATTTTGGATTTATCAAAAATCGAAGCTAGAAAATTGATTATGGAAAATATAAGCTTTAATTTAAGGGATGCTATAGAGGATACTGTTTCGCTTCTTGCACCTAAAGCAGCAGAAAAAGGCCTTGAACTTTATGTGAGGATTAAAGAAGATGTCCCAGAGGAGGTTATTGGTGACCCATCAAGGTTAAGACAAATATTAAATAATCTTATATATAATGCAGTGAAATTCACGGAAAAGGGTTATGTCTCTATTTCAATGGATTATCTTGAAAAAGATCATGAAATAGCTTTAGTTAATTTTGAAGTAGAAGACACTGGAATTGGAATTGCTACAGAAGATATCCCTAAAGTGTTTGAAGCTTTTAATCAAGCAGATGCGTCTACAACTAGGAAATATGGAGGAACTGGTTTAGGTCTTCCTATATCCTATGAGTTGATTAAAATGATGGGTGGGGATATCAGAGTTGAAAGTAAATTGGGTGAGGGGTCAACCTTTAAATTCAATGTAAATTTAAAGATTGCCAAAAGAGCATCAGAACAAAGATGCCTATTTGACAAACTGAAAGGTAAAAATATTATAATTGTCGATGGCAATGAGAATAATATAAATATCATTAAATCAAATTTTCAAGGAACTGGAGTTAATATATTTGAAGCTAAGAATGCAGGAAATGCCATTAATATAATTATTTCAAATGCTAATACAGAAAATAGAATAGATATAGCCATTATAGATTATCAAATGTCAGATATGACTGGTTATGAGCTTGCAACGACAATAAAGACTATACCTTTTGCTAAGGAAATTAAACTCATACTTTTAATAAACTTAAGTCAAAAGGGAGAATCTAATGTTGCACAAGAAAACGGATTTTTATCTTCCTTATTTAAGCCAATAAGGAGAAAAGATTTATTGAATTGTATTAGTAAAATCTTTGGTTTACAAAAGGAGGATGAAGAGAATAGGAAAATTGAAATTAAGGATGCTATTAGCGAAACTAAGAATAGGTTAATCCCTAAAATTTTATTAGTTGAAGATAATGAAATAAATCGTAAAATTTTTATAAGCATGATTAAATCACGTAATTTCACTTGTGATGTGGCAGTTGATGGAAGTGAAGCTTTAAAAGCTGTAGAAAAAAAAGATTATGACATTATTTTCATGGATTGTCAGATGCCTACAATGGATGGATATGAAAGTACAGCTAAGATAAGAAAGCTTGAAGGGAATAAGAAGCATACAAGGATTGTTGCAATGACTGCTAATGCAATGGAAGGTGACAGTGAGAAGTGTATCGAAGCTGGAATGGATGATTATATCAGTAAGCCAATCAATTTTAATAAAATGTTTAAGATTATAGAGGAAAGTATAAAAGAACAAGAATTTTCAATCAGCTATATTAGTATTATTGATAAATATCTTCATTGTTTTACTAAAGTTACAGGACTTGGAGAAGAGGATGCAAAAGAAATCTTTGAAGAATATATAGCGTGTTTGCCTGGTTTACTAAAAGGAATTAATAAAGCAATTGATGGTAATGATTTTAGAAAATTGGCTAAGCTTGGTCATGAGTTAAAAGGTTCAGCTGGAACTTTAAGAATAACTTCTATATATGAATTAGCAATAAAGCTCGAAGAAGCAGCTAAGAAACATCAGACGAATGATTGCTTAAGGCTCTTCACAGAAATGAAAAAGATATTATGTTGA